From Lentimicrobiaceae bacterium, a single genomic window includes:
- a CDS encoding DUF4249 family protein produces MKKLTALLCLLLSLVSCEKETSWTLHTNDSNYIVVDGLITNENKIQQIKLTKPYTFDNDSPAVVSGASLVVSSNDKIYYFHEDQENPGTYLSNDLFAAKINREYSLLISYENKIVTSKARMAVGTEFIFLRYTLDKDSRLYKITWVANPFNALRPAMYEILLDWSAVAGYENQTYDETHARLLYYSLPTIDVSQIFAPEMESIRFPSGTTITERKYSLTTEHAAYLRALLSETTWQGGLFNTAPANLPTNLSGNGMGYFGICAVIQKTEIAGVTMNTNPNYK; encoded by the coding sequence ATGAAAAAGCTGACAGCGCTCCTTTGTTTACTACTTAGCCTTGTTTCCTGCGAAAAGGAAACAAGCTGGACTTTGCATACAAACGACTCAAATTACATCGTTGTTGACGGATTGATTACCAATGAGAACAAAATTCAGCAAATTAAACTGACTAAACCATACACATTTGACAATGACAGCCCTGCAGTTGTTTCCGGAGCAAGTCTTGTAGTCAGCTCCAATGATAAGATTTACTATTTTCATGAAGATCAGGAAAACCCCGGGACTTATCTTTCAAATGACCTTTTTGCTGCCAAAATCAATAGAGAATACTCTTTGCTGATATCTTACGAAAATAAAATAGTTACATCCAAAGCACGAATGGCCGTTGGCACTGAGTTTATTTTTTTGAGATATACATTGGACAAGGATTCCCGCTTATATAAAATTACCTGGGTTGCCAATCCATTCAATGCCCTGCGCCCGGCCATGTATGAAATACTACTCGACTGGTCGGCAGTGGCGGGTTATGAGAACCAAACGTATGATGAAACACATGCCCGGTTATTGTACTATTCATTGCCGACCATTGATGTCAGCCAGATTTTTGCGCCAGAGATGGAAAGCATCAGATTTCCATCGGGCACAACAATCACCGAGCGAAAATACTCACTCACAACGGAGCATGCAGCATACCTCAGAGCCCTTTTATCAGAAACTACCTGGCAGGGAGGCTTGTTCAATACTGCCCCTGCCAACCTGCCAACCAATCTGAGCGGAAATGGCATGGGTTATTTTGGCATTTGCGCTGTTATACAAAAAACTGAAATTGCCGGAGTTACAATGAATACAAACCCAAACTATAAATAG